The following proteins are co-located in the Corynebacterium kalinowskii genome:
- a CDS encoding lipopolysaccharide biosynthesis protein has translation MGQEADNTRAKLDLIKNTVILAFGKFSSQIIVFLMLPLYTSYLSPNEYGVVDLVVTYAALLAPTLTIQMEMAVFRFLIENRENKPGITKVITNALSVAIALTIICLSISIVVNIFVDIPHFYLILCIIVAAFFAGFLLQTSRGLGKNLNYAIASILTGLTTVISNVMLIVVYKLGATGMLVSLLLSYLIPIIYLLISLKFWQYLNFSTLEKTYRSKLIRYSAPLVPNGVAWWVINAADRTIILFALGLAANGVYAVSTRFAMIYSAVFAIFSMSWTESASVHIRSEQRDRYFTETIDSALRFFGSVGVLIIAVLPFVFTLFVAENFREAYLYIPLMMIGAVLNSIVGLYGGIYVALKKTGKVATTSVFATVISLAINLVFIKVFGLFAAASAGGIAFLAMAIYRHFDLQKFVAVRFRFQTLGLLFVAFGMVTTSYYLRLEWLHIIALVAALIFGYAMNRNELKFLGKKALGAIPYKR, from the coding sequence ATGGGGCAAGAAGCTGACAATACGCGCGCAAAACTGGATCTCATCAAAAACACCGTCATCCTTGCGTTTGGTAAGTTTTCTTCGCAAATCATCGTGTTCTTGATGCTGCCTCTTTATACCTCATATTTGAGTCCAAATGAATACGGCGTGGTCGATCTTGTGGTGACTTATGCCGCCCTTTTGGCACCAACGTTGACAATTCAAATGGAGATGGCAGTCTTTCGGTTCTTGATCGAGAATCGCGAAAATAAGCCTGGGATCACAAAAGTGATCACGAATGCGCTTTCCGTAGCGATAGCTTTGACGATTATTTGTTTATCGATCAGCATTGTCGTCAACATTTTTGTAGATATACCGCACTTCTATCTGATTTTGTGCATCATTGTCGCGGCATTCTTTGCCGGTTTTCTCTTGCAAACGTCTCGTGGGCTGGGTAAGAATCTCAACTACGCGATTGCAAGCATTTTGACTGGCCTAACCACAGTGATCTCCAATGTCATGTTGATTGTGGTCTATAAGCTTGGGGCCACTGGCATGTTGGTTTCATTGTTGCTTTCTTATCTAATTCCAATTATCTATTTGCTGATTTCGCTTAAGTTCTGGCAGTATCTGAACTTCTCGACTCTTGAAAAGACATATCGCAGCAAGCTCATACGCTATTCCGCGCCACTTGTGCCGAATGGTGTTGCTTGGTGGGTAATCAACGCAGCGGATCGCACTATCATCCTGTTTGCATTGGGCCTTGCAGCTAATGGCGTTTACGCAGTTTCGACTCGGTTCGCGATGATCTACTCTGCTGTATTTGCGATCTTTTCAATGTCTTGGACAGAGTCCGCTTCGGTGCATATTCGGAGCGAGCAACGAGATCGATATTTTACAGAAACAATCGATAGTGCATTGCGTTTCTTTGGTTCTGTGGGCGTACTGATTATTGCGGTTTTGCCCTTCGTATTCACGCTGTTTGTAGCAGAGAATTTCCGTGAGGCTTATCTGTACATTCCTCTGATGATGATTGGTGCGGTGCTCAATTCGATTGTCGGCCTTTACGGCGGAATCTATGTCGCACTGAAGAAGACAGGCAAGGTCGCCACCACCTCAGTGTTCGCTACCGTAATTAGTCTTGCGATCAATCTCGTATTTATTAAAGTGTTTGGGCTGTTCGCTGCAGCGTCTGCGGGTGGTATTGCATTCCTTGCTATGGCCATTTACCGGCACTTCGACCTACAAAAATTTGTGGCTGTAAGGTTCCGGTTCCAGACCTTGGGATTATTATTCGTTGCTTTCGGAATGGTTACGACTTCGTATTACCTTCGCTTGGAATGGCTACATATCATCGCCTTAGTTGCAGCGTTGATATTCGGCTACGCAATGAATCGCAATGAGCTGAAGTTCTTAGGCAAGAAGGCTCTCGGGGCTATACCCTACAAGCGATAG
- a CDS encoding glycosyltransferase family 4 protein → MRIAIAVTARVTADTFVQGFARFAATNGHEITVLADGLEEHFERIGDGSLRFVPISMRRDPSPKQDLWSLFSLVKALRSIKPEVMVYATPKASLLGSMASFITRVPTRIYQLWGLRLETVHGPGRAVLTALELVTARLSTSVLANSDSLAKRYQSLHLANPKHLTVIGKGSSHGVDLEYFSPAGCAASPDCTAFEGKNSANSVMTLGFVGRLHPDKGIDTFIDALELLITRGRNVSAVIVGNDEGFQKTISDRVSSVLDFVGYAQDTRPYYQAMDVLVLPSLREGFPNVVLEAASMGVPAVVSDGTGVRDSVVDGETGSIFPVHDSRALADAIQNLIENPDLVERFGTAARKRAEKHFDQEYVWRETLSFITG, encoded by the coding sequence TTGAGAATCGCAATTGCAGTCACTGCTCGAGTCACTGCTGATACCTTCGTGCAAGGGTTCGCTCGCTTTGCAGCGACGAACGGACACGAAATTACGGTACTGGCGGATGGTCTCGAGGAACATTTTGAACGTATCGGTGATGGTTCGCTGAGATTCGTACCGATCTCCATGCGTCGAGACCCGAGCCCGAAGCAAGATCTTTGGTCGCTGTTCTCACTCGTGAAAGCTCTACGAAGCATCAAGCCTGAGGTCATGGTGTATGCAACGCCAAAGGCATCTCTACTCGGCAGCATGGCGTCTTTCATCACTCGGGTGCCGACCAGAATCTACCAGCTGTGGGGACTTCGTCTCGAAACTGTGCACGGACCTGGTCGTGCGGTGCTCACCGCCCTTGAGTTGGTAACGGCACGCTTGTCGACGTCGGTGCTGGCCAACAGTGACAGCCTCGCAAAACGCTACCAGAGCCTACATCTAGCTAACCCAAAGCACCTGACCGTCATTGGGAAGGGATCTTCGCATGGCGTCGACCTCGAGTATTTTTCTCCTGCAGGATGTGCTGCAAGCCCCGACTGCACCGCTTTCGAGGGCAAGAATTCCGCCAATTCTGTCATGACGTTGGGGTTCGTCGGCCGACTCCACCCTGACAAGGGAATTGATACCTTCATCGATGCCCTCGAATTGCTCATTACTCGAGGGCGCAATGTATCAGCCGTAATTGTTGGCAATGATGAAGGATTTCAAAAGACCATCTCGGACCGGGTTTCCTCCGTCCTCGACTTTGTCGGCTACGCCCAAGACACCAGGCCCTACTACCAAGCCATGGACGTACTAGTTCTCCCCAGCCTGCGCGAGGGGTTTCCCAACGTAGTACTTGAAGCAGCGTCCATGGGCGTGCCCGCCGTCGTGTCGGATGGCACCGGTGTCCGAGACTCTGTGGTTGACGGAGAGACTGGTTCGATCTTTCCTGTGCATGATTCAAGAGCACTGGCAGATGCGATCCAGAATCTGATTGAGAATCCAGATCTAGTCGAGAGATTTGGAACTGCGGCTCGCAAACGTGCCGAAAAGCACTTTGATCAAGAGTATGTCTGGCGCGAAACGCTGAGCTTTATTACTGGCTAG
- a CDS encoding acetyltransferase has product MTSVVIVGASGFGRETLDVLEAMIAAGSDVEIAGVLDDGPSNINLERLADRGISYLGRIDDWIAHADVSVQYLVAIGNPVIRQMLCAKFDLAGFEPFTAIHPTAIIGSRFVTGAGSVVCSGAVISTNVQLGKHVHVNPVATIGHDSILQDYVSINPASVISGEVLVESYTLVGAKSIVLQGLTISEKCTIGAGAVVTKNVPSSKVAVGVPARWS; this is encoded by the coding sequence ATGACTAGCGTAGTCATAGTCGGCGCATCTGGGTTCGGCCGCGAAACACTCGATGTTCTCGAGGCAATGATCGCGGCTGGCAGCGATGTGGAAATCGCCGGTGTGCTTGACGACGGCCCCTCGAACATCAACTTGGAAAGGTTGGCTGATCGGGGCATCTCGTATTTGGGTCGCATCGATGATTGGATTGCACACGCCGACGTTTCCGTCCAATACCTCGTTGCCATCGGCAATCCGGTGATTCGGCAAATGCTCTGCGCAAAATTCGATCTGGCAGGATTTGAGCCTTTCACCGCCATCCACCCGACCGCGATCATTGGCTCGCGATTCGTGACCGGCGCAGGCTCAGTCGTGTGCAGTGGCGCAGTCATTTCCACTAATGTCCAGTTGGGCAAGCATGTCCACGTCAATCCAGTGGCAACGATTGGCCACGATTCAATCCTGCAAGACTACGTGTCCATTAATCCTGCCTCGGTGATTTCTGGCGAAGTCCTCGTAGAGAGCTACACTCTGGTTGGTGCGAAGTCAATCGTTCTGCAAGGCCTAACCATTAGCGAAAAGTGCACCATCGGCGCTGGAGCTGTGGTGACCAAGAACGTGCCTTCATCCAAGGTCGCCGTCGGAGTGCCCGCACGCTGGTCGTAG